CAAGAAGCACCAGCAGCGTTCGCCTCATGACAGTCCCTCCTACCAGTACTCAGTAAGGATTGTCCTCAATTAAGAACATGTCTATGAGGCTGCGAACAAAATTATTCCGAATAAAAAGAAAAAGCCCGGCATTTGGCCGGGATTGCTGATTTGCTTTTTTCAAGTCTGCCTTGACGCCATTTGCACCGGTCTTGCTGCCTAATCTTCGCCTGCAACGGTTTCCAGATCCGGATCGAACAGGCTGTCTGCAGACAGGATGTTCTTCAGCTTTTCGCGATTGCGAAGCAGTTCCACCACAAATATAATATGGGGATTATGGTGGGCTGTGGCGTGGCGCACCAGACTAAGAGGCCGGGAAATCGGCCCGCCCTCAATTTGCAGGGTCTTAAAAAGCCTGGCTTCACAGTTTTTTCGGACGGTGAGGCCGGAAAGAATGGAAACCCCCAAACCGGCAGCTACCACTTCCTTGATCGCCTGGATGCTCCCCAGTTCCATCCCCACGTTCATCTCTTCCATATTAAGGCCTCTGGCCGCCAGGGCATTCTCCACTACCTTCCGGGTGCCTGAGCCTTCTTCGCGCAGGATGAATTTTTCTTTTTTCAGTTCTTCCAGAGTAACCTGATCCCGCTTGGCCCAACTATGGAAATATGGTGCCACGACGACCAGTTCGTCTTCCCAGAACTTTTCCACCACCAGTTCCCGGTGGGCCTGTACCGGTCCCTCAATCAGGCCAAGCTGCACGTTCTTTTCCAGGACATTCTGGTAAGTGTTTTCCGTATTGGCGATTCTCAATTTAACATCCAGCTCCGGCCGGGCCTGGTAAAGGTAAGCCATAATCCGCGGGGCCAGGTACTCTCCGATTGTAAAGGTAGCCTCAATGGCAATGGTGGCCCGCAGATCGGCGCCTAATTCGGCTACCCGCTCCTGGGCTTCCTGCAGGAGATCCAGCACTTTAATTGTATATTGGTAAAGAAGTTTTCCCGCCTCGGTAAGATAAACCCCCTTGTTGCTCCGGTTAAACAGGATTACCCCGTATTGGCTTTCCAGGCTTTGAATCTGCAGGCTGATACTCGGCTGGCTCATGTGCAGCTTTTTAGCTGCCAGAGTAATATTGCCGTTTTCAGCCACAACCTTGAAAACATTTAATTGCTGATAAGACATGCCGCTTCTCCTCCCCATCTGTCACTTTTTAGATCAGGCAACTAAATCTGCAACAATTGCCGCAAATGGCATTATAAAATTATTTTATATCAAAATTTCTTGCCTGTCTACCCCAAAAATAGAGATAAGTGGCAGGAAGCAGGAAAGTCGCAGGAACCGGCTGCGCCGGTTCCTGATTGGAAAATAAAAGAGCAATATTTTTCGAGGTAAATTATGGGCAGGACTTATAACATTCCTGGTCGGGATGTTCCGCCCGCTCGATCTTGGCGCCGATACCCCGCAGTTTATCCACCAGGTTTTCATAACCCCGGTCGATATGATGGATGGCGGCTATTTCGGTTTTTCCTTCGGCAATCAGGCCTGCCAGCACCAAAGCTGCGCCGGCCCGCAGGTCAGTAGCCTTCACCGGGGCTCCGGTCAGCCGGGGGACGCCTTTAACAACCGCGCTGTGCCCCTCGATGACGATATTGGCTCCCATGCGCTTTAACTCGTTAACATGCATGAAGCGGTTTTCAAACACGGTTTCCACAATTACGCTGGTACCCCTGGCTGCTGTCATCAGGGCCATCATCTGGGCCTGCATGTCTGTAGGAAAACCAGGATAGGGCAGTGTCTTAATATCCACGGCGTTCAGGGGCTTAGCAGACTGCACCCGGATCCCGCTATCTACCTCGCTGATGGTGACACCTGCCTCCAACAGCTTTGCCACCACGGGCTTCAAGTGATCCACAATCACGTTTTCCACCAGGACATCGCCGCCGGTAGCCGCCGCCATTACCATATAAGTCCCCGCCTCGATCCGGTCGGGAATTACCGCATGGACCCCGCCCCGCAAGTGTTCCACTCCATCGATGCGGATGATGTTGGTGCCGGCGCCGAAAACCTTGGCTCCCATACTGTTAAGGAAATTTGCCAGGTCGACGATCTCCGGTTCTTCGGCGGCGTTTTCAATGGTGGTGGTGCCTTTGGCCAAGCTGGCTGCCATCATGA
This is a stretch of genomic DNA from Syntrophomonadaceae bacterium. It encodes these proteins:
- a CDS encoding LysR family transcriptional regulator, whose translation is MSYQQLNVFKVVAENGNITLAAKKLHMSQPSISLQIQSLESQYGVILFNRSNKGVYLTEAGKLLYQYTIKVLDLLQEAQERVAELGADLRATIAIEATFTIGEYLAPRIMAYLYQARPELDVKLRIANTENTYQNVLEKNVQLGLIEGPVQAHRELVVEKFWEDELVVVAPYFHSWAKRDQVTLEELKKEKFILREEGSGTRKVVENALAARGLNMEEMNVGMELGSIQAIKEVVAAGLGVSILSGLTVRKNCEARLFKTLQIEGGPISRPLSLVRHATAHHNPHIIFVVELLRNREKLKNILSADSLFDPDLETVAGED
- the murA gene encoding UDP-N-acetylglucosamine 1-carboxyvinyltransferase, which translates into the protein MEKLIITGGGPLHGTVPVSGAKNAVLPIIAASLLAEGPCRLMDIPDLADVTTISEVLTTLGAKVSPLSGGEMTIDCGQIVNVEAPYEFVRRMRASFLVMGPLLARMGKARMSLPGGCAIGTRPIDLHLKGLAALGASISLGHGRIEASAHKRLTGARVYLDFPSVGATENIMMAASLAKGTTTIENAAEEPEIVDLANFLNSMGAKVFGAGTNIIRIDGVEHLRGGVHAVIPDRIEAGTYMVMAAATGGDVLVENVIVDHLKPVVAKLLEAGVTISEVDSGIRVQSAKPLNAVDIKTLPYPGFPTDMQAQMMALMTAARGTSVIVETVFENRFMHVNELKRMGANIVIEGHSAVVKGVPRLTGAPVKATDLRAGAALVLAGLIAEGKTEIAAIHHIDRGYENLVDKLRGIGAKIERAEHPDQECYKSCP